The Oncorhynchus clarkii lewisi isolate Uvic-CL-2024 chromosome 20, UVic_Ocla_1.0, whole genome shotgun sequence nucleotide sequence CTGGTCCTAACCTCCAGTCCTCCATCCCAGGCCAGTATATAGTAGCCTGGTCCTAACCTCCAGTCCTCAGTCCCAGGCCAGGATATAGTAGCTTGGTCCTAATCCCAAATGAACCCCTGTCCCCTGTATGGTGTCAGTTTGACCCTATGGGCACCGACCAGATGATAATGCGGCACCCTAAGTGGTTTCTCTCGCCGTTCTCTTCCAGAATGACATGGAAGGGAGCACCGACGTTGCGGCGCCCGTGCAGAACTCGTCCAAGGCGGCGCCCGTGCAGAACTCGTCCAAGGCGGTGGACGTTCCCGTGGCGAAGGTGGTGGCGAAGACGGTCAGCGCCTCGCTGGACGACTCAGAGATGAAGAAACTATCAGAGGAGTGCAGGAGACTGCAGGCTGACATGGGCAAACTGACCGAGGAGAACAGACAACTCAAGGTTAGACTGTAGGTTAGGGGTTGTAGGTGAACAACAGACTAGGTTAGGGGTTGTAGGTGAACAACAGACTGTAGGTATCTGTAGGTTAGGGGTTTTAGGTgaacaacatactgtaggtatcTGTAGGTTAGGCGTTGTAGGTGAACAACAGACTGTAGGTTAGGGGTTGTAGAGGAACAACAGACTGTAGGTTAGGGGTTGTAGATGAACAACAGACTAGGTTAGGGGTTGTAGGTGAACAACAGACTGTAGGTATCTGTAGGTTAGGGGTTGTAGGTGATCAACAGACTGTAGGTTAGGGGTTGTAGGTGATCAACAGACTGTAGGTATCTGTAGGTTAGGGGTTGTAGGTGAACAACAGACTGTAGGTCAGGGGTTGTAGGTGAACAACAGACTGTAGGTATCTGTAGGTTAGGGGTAGTAGGTGATCAACAGACTGTAGGTATCTGTAGGTTAGGGGTTGTAGGTGAACAACAGACTGTAGGTTAGGGGTTGTAGGTGAACAACAGACTGTAGGTATCTGTAGGTTAGGGGTTGTAGGTGAACAACAGACTGTAGGTTAGGGGTTGTAGAGGAACAACAGACTGTAGTTTAGGGGTTGTAGAGGAACAACAGACTGTAGGTTAGGGGTTGTAGATGAACAACAGACTGTAGGTATCTGTAGGTTAGGGGTTGTAGGTGAACAACAGACTGTAGGTATCTGTAGGTTAGGGGGTTTTAGGTGAACAACAGACTGTAGGTTAGGGGTTGTAGGTGAACAACAGACTGTAGGTTAGGGGTTGTAGGTGAACAACAGACTGTAGGTATCTGTAGGTTAGGGGTTGTAGGTGAACAACAGACTGTAGGTTAGGGGTTGTAGGTGAACAACAGACTGTAGGTATCTGTAGGTTAGGGGTTGTAGGTGAACAACAGACTGTAGGTTAGGGGTTGTAGAGGAACAACAGACTGTAGGTTAGGGGTTGTAGGTGAACAACAGACTGTAGGTATCTGTAGGTTAGGGGTTGTAGGTGAACAACAGACTGTAGGTTAGGGGTTGTAGGTGAACAACAGACTGTAGGTTAGGGGTTGTAGGTGAACAACAGTCTGTAGGTATCTGTAGGTTAGGGGTTGTAGGTGAACAAACTGTAGGACTGTAGGTTAGGGGTTGTAGGTGTACAACAGACTGTAGGTATCTGTAGGTTAGGGGTTGTAGGTGAACAACTGTAGGACTGTAGGTTAGGGGTTGTAGGTGAACAAACTGTAGGACTGTAGGTTAGGGGTTGTAGGTGAACAACAGTCTGTAGGTATCTGTAGGTTAGGGGTTGTAGGTGTACAACAACTGTAGGACTGTAGGTTAGGGGTTGTTGGTGAACAACAGACTGTAGGTATCTGTAGGTTAGGGGTTGTAGGTGAACAACAGACTGTAGGTTAGGGGTTGTTGGTGAACAACAGACTGTAGGTATCTGTAGGTTAGGGGTTGTAGGTGAACAACAGACTGTAGGTTAGGGGTTGTAGGTGAACAACAGACTGTAGGTATCTGTAGGTTAGGGGTAGTAGGTGAACAACAGACTGTAGGTTAGGGGTTGTAGGTGTACAACAGACTAGGTATCTGTAGGTTAGGGGTTGTAGGTGAACAACAGTCTGTAGGTATCTGTAGGTTAGGGGTTGTAGGTGAACAACAGTCTGTAGGTATCTGTAGGTTAGGGGTTGTAGGTGAACAACAGTCTGTAGGTATCTGTAGGTTAGGGGTTGTAGGTGAACAACAGTCTGTAGGTATCTGTAGGTTAGGGGTTGTTGGTGAACAACAGACTGTAGGTATCTGTAGGTTAGGGGTTTTAGGTgaacaacatactgtaggtatcTGTAGGTTAGGCGTTGTAGGTGAACAACAGACTGTAGGTTAGGGGTTGTAGAGGAACAACAGACTGTAGGTTAGGGGTTGTAGGTGAACAACAGACTGTAGGTATCTGTAGGTTAGGGGTTGTAGGTGAACAACAGACTGTAGGTTAGGGGTTGTAGGTGTACAACAGACTGTAGGTATCTGTAGGTTAGGGGTTGTAGGTGAACAACAGTCTGTAGGTATCTGTAGGTTAGGGGTTGTAGGTGAACAACAGACTGTAGGTTAGGGGTTGTAGGTGAACAACAGACTGTAGGTTAGGGGTTGTAGAGGAACAACAGACTGTAGGTTAGGGGTTGTAGGTGAACAACAGACTGTAGGTATCTGTAGGTTAGGGGTTGTAGGTGAACAACAGACTGTAGGTTAGGGGTTGTAGGTGAACAACAGACTGTAGGTTAGGGGTTGTAGGTGAACAACAGACTGTAGGTTAGGGGTTGTAGGTGAACAACAGACTGTAGGTTAGGGGTTGTAGGTGAACAACAGACTGTAGGTATCTGTAGGTTAGGGGTTGTAGGTGAACAACAGACTGTAGGTTAGGGGTTGTAGGTGTACAACAGACTGTAGGTATCTGTAGGTTAGGGGTTGTAGGTGTACAACAGACTGTAGGTATCTGTAGGTTAGGGGTTGTAGGTGAACAACAGTCTGTAGGTATCTGTAGGTTAGGGGTTGTAGGTGTACAACAGACTGTAGGTATCTGTAGGTTAGGGGTTGTAGGTGAACAACAGACTGTAGGTATCTGTAGGTTAGGGGGTTTTAGGTGAACAACAGACTGTAGGTATCTGTAGGTTAGGGGTTGTAGGTGAACAACAGACTGTAGGTATCTGTAGGTTAGGGGTTGTAGGTGAACAACAGACTAAGTTAGGGGTTGTTGGTGAACAACAGACTGTAGGTATCTGTAGGTTAGGGGTTGTAGGTGAACAACAGACTGTAGGTTAGGGGTTGTAGGTGAACAACAGACTGTAGGTATCTGTAGGTTAGGGGTTGTAGGTGAACAACAGACTGTAGGTTAGGGGTTGTAGGTGAACAACAGACTGTAGGTTAGGGGTTGTAGGTGAACAACAGACTGTAGGTTAGGGGTTGTAGGTGAACAACAGACTGTAGGTATCTGTAGGTTAGGGGTTGTAGGTGAACAACAGACTGTAGGTATCTGTAGGTTAGGGGTAGTAGGTGATCAACAGACTGTAGGTTAGGGGTTGTAGAGGAACAACAGACTGTAGGTATCTGTAGGTTAGGGGCTGTAGATGAACAACAGACTGTAGGTTAGGGGTTGTAGGTGAACAACAGACTGTAGGTTAGGGGTTGTAGGTGAATAACAGACAACTAGTTGTTCTTTACGGGAACCTCAATGTTAGAAAAGACCTTGGTCTCTGTGTGTAAACAAGCAACTAAAGTTGAGGGTCATAGATGAACTATCGGTACCGACCCAATTTAACGGTGAGGTCTTTTTTTAAAGGAGAACCAGACACAAGGTTTGGCTGCGACATTTTGTTTGTAAAAGATAAATAAAATAGTTCTCTAGTTCTATAATGTAGTATTTGATGTGTccttgctcccccccccccccccccccccctcctctcttttgcGTTTCCAGGACGACGGTGTTAGAATGAGAAGAGCTGCCCAGCATTCCGATCACATGACATCAAATCAGACAGGCTCTTCCTCCTCCATGATGCAACACACCGCCGCAGCGTCCCTGCCCTCCCTCATCGTCGTCATAGCAGCCATCTTCATCGGCTTCTTCATGGGGAAGTTTATCTTGTAGACTGGGGTtggctctgaaatggcaccccattcccttgaCCAGGGCCCTCGTGCGGATGAGtcccgtagggctctggtcaaacggtagtgcactacatggggaatagggtgccatttgggatgttgcGTTCTGAGAGACGCACAACGCCTGCCGTATCCCACGACAATCCCTCTGCTCCGGAATCAAAAGGCCTGGATGGAACTGACTAATGAAGATTTATTTCTGTTGACTTAGACATATCAGAAGTAGTGCTGTGAACCTCCGTTTGTCTGCAGTGACcatgtctgtctggtctctctgtctgtctgtctggtctctctgtctgtctgtctttgtctgtctgggCCCCGCTGCCTTTTTACAAGGTCTGACACATggctagtacacacacacacacacacacacacacacacacacacacacacacacacacacacacacacagagagggaaggGATCTTCCTTGATGGATGAACAGACAGGATTGTGGAGGGATATGATGGTTatatcctaaatgacaccctattccctatatagtgcactactttagaccaaagccctagGTACCCTGGTAAAAAGTTAGCGCACTAAAAATGGAATAGGCTGCTATTTAGGACATACAGGAAGAAGTACACTACCAATCAACATGGAGGACAGTTTACcttgcatcccaaacggcacactatcccctatgtagtgcactacttttgataagAGACGCTACTAATTGAgcccaggtctacagtagtctggtCCTAACCTCCAGTCCTCAGTCCCAGGTCAGGATATAGTAGTCTGGTCCTAACCTCCAGTCCTCAGTCCCAGGTCAGGATATAGTAGCCTGGTCCTAACCTCCAGTCCTCAGCCCCAGGCCAGGATATAGTAGCCTGGTCCTAACCTCCAGTCCTCAGTCCCAGGATATAGTAGCCTGGTTCTAACCTCCAGTCCTCAGCCCCAGGCCAGGATATAGTAGCCTGGTCCTAACCTCCAGTCCTCAGCCCCAGGCCAGGATATAGTAGCCTGGTCCTAACCTCCAGTCCTCAGCCCCAGGCCAGGATATAGTAGCCTGGTCCTAACCTCCAGTCCTCCATCCCAGGCCAGGATATAGTAGCCTGGTCCTAACCTCCAGTCCTCAGCCCCAGGCCAGGATATAGTAGCCTGGTCCTAACCTCCAGTCCTCAGCCCCAGGCCAGGATATAGTAGCCTGGTCCTAACCTCCAGTCCTCAGCCCCAGGCCAGGATATAGTAGCCTGGTCCTAACCTCCAGTCCTCCATCCCAGGCCAGTATATAGTAGCCTGGTCCTAACCTCCAGTCCTCAGCCCCAGGCCAGGATATAGTAGCCTGGTCCTAACCTCCAGTCCTCCATCCCAGGCCAGGAtatagtagcctggtcccagatctgtttgcgcTGTCTGGTTCTGATCAAACGTAGTGCCCTAGGGAGTAGGGTATCATTTGACTCCTAGAGTCGCCGTGGGCCTGAAGCAGTGGAATAAACCaagtgttctctgtctgttgtgttTAGTAGTAGTTCAATGGAACGTCAAGTGTCTTTTGTAAATGTTATTTTAATCATTTTTAAAGATAAAAAGGAGAGCACTACTTCTTCAATCGTCAAATACCGACCACCTTTACTACCTGTTGCATGGCATCCCGTTTCCTTTTATAGTGTGCTACTcgtgaccagagcactatggaccctagtcaaaagtagtgcactacacagggacgCAGCCATAGACTACTTCATTTGTTCTGTTTGTAATTTCTCTACTTTCTATTCCATCTGGGGATGTCCTTTTCTACCTGTCCTTTCCTacctgtcccttcctccctttccTACCTGTCCTTTCCTACCTGTCCCTTTCCCACCTGTCCCTTTCCCACCTGTCCCTTTCCCACCTGTCCCTTTCCCacctgtcctttcccacctgtcCTTTCCTGCCTCCCTTTCCTACCTGTCCTTTCCTTCCTACCTGTCCCTTTCCCACCTGTCCTTTTCTACCTGTCCTTTCCTacctgtcccttcctccctttccTACCTGTCCCTTTCCCACCTGTCCCTTTCCCACCTGTCCCTTTCCTACCTGTCCTTTCCTTCCTACCTGTCCTTTCCTACCTGTCCTTTCCTACCTGTCCTTTCCTACCTGTCCTTTCCTACCCTTGACAATACCAATGTAGactttatattattattatattgttatttttctCAGTACAAATCATAT carries:
- the LOC139375796 gene encoding vesicle-associated membrane protein-associated protein A-like, encoding MSKLEQILVLDPPSDLRFKGPFTEVITTNLKLKNPSDRRVCFKVKTTAPRRYCVRPNSGIIDAGATVTISVMLQPFDYDPNEKSKHKFMVQSIFAPPNESELDAMWKDAKPDDLMDSKLRCVFDLPPENDRVNDMEGSTDVAAPVQNSSKAAPVQNSSKAVDVPVAKVVAKTVSASLDDSEMKKLSEECRRLQADMGKLTEENRQLKDDGVRMRRAAQHSDHMTSNQTGSSSSMMQHTAAASLPSLIVVIAAIFIGFFMGKFIL